A stretch of the Helicoverpa zea isolate HzStark_Cry1AcR chromosome 15, ilHelZeax1.1, whole genome shotgun sequence genome encodes the following:
- the LOC124637052 gene encoding microfibrillar-associated protein 1, translating into MNVLPAQPVGIQSTAGAVPIRNEKGEISMQKVKVQRYISGKKPDYAQGASSSEESDTEDFIEQQKPDRRQQTLPQIISKKEEHLSDSEKEVDDPRLRRLRQAAKSPPRRAEHKPEIIDAEPEVESDTSVEEARDSSESEDELDEEEIERRRQALKAKLAAREAEKEVLGRDDDEEMLDGDKEESGSSDTEYTDSEEDTGPRVKPVFVRASDRMTVQERERKVKQQKKEEVEARKEKEERRREALKLVEETIRSEQRSTQGEQKEGNINDVCTDDENDELEYEAWKLREMKRIKRDKEEREAVEKELLSIERMRNMTEEERRVEQRLNPKLVTNKSVKGKYKFLQKYYHRGAFYLDKEDEVFKQDFSGPTLDDHFDKTVLPKVMQVKKFGRSGRTKYTHLVDQDTTEFDSAWSNEGAAARLANFRGGMKQVFDKPSAKRKHNV; encoded by the exons ATGAACGTGCTACCAGCCCAACCCGTTGGGATACAGAGCACGGCTGGTGCTGTGCCCATTCGAAATGAAAAGG GAGAGATTTCTATGCAAAAAGTAAAGGTTCAGAGGTACATATCGGGTAAAAAGCCAGATTATGCCCAGGGCGCTTCATCCTCAGAAGAGTCTGACACAGAGGATTTTATAGAGCAGCAGAAACCAGATCGTAGACAGCAGACATTACCACAAATCATCAGCAAGAAAGAAGAACATCTCAGTGATTCTGAGAAGGAG GTGGACGATCCTCGTCTCCGTCGATTACGTCAAGCAGCAAAGTCCCCACCACGGCGCGCAGAACATAAACCGGAGATCATAGATGCAGAACCAGAAGTAGAATCTGATACCAGTGTAGAGGAAGCCCGGGACTCTTCTGAGAGTGAGGATGAACTTGATGAGGAAGAGATTGAGAGGCGCAGACAGGCTCTCAAAGCAAAGCTTGCGGCCAG GGAAGCTGAGAAGGAGGTTCTTGGAAGGGATGATGATGAGGAAATGTTGGATGGAGACAAGGAAGAGAGTGGTTCATCAGACACAGAGTATACAGACAGTGAAGAAGATACAG GCCCGCGCGTCAAACCCGTATTCGTAAGAGCGTCAGACAGAATGACTGTGCAAGAGCGAGAGCGTAAAGTTAAGCAGCAAAAGAAAGAAGAAGTAGAAGCCAGGAAAGAAAAAGAGGAAAGGAGAAGGGAAGCTTTGAAACTTGTTGAAGAAACTATTCGGTCGGAACAAAGGAGTACACAG GGTGAACAAAAAGAAGGCAATATAAACGACGTGTGTACTGACGATGAAAATGACGAGCTTGAGTACGAAGCGTGGAAGTTGCGTGAAATGAAGCGCATCAAACGCGACAAGGAGGAACGAGAAGC TGTCGAAAAGGAGTTGCTTTCAATCGAGCGTATGCGTAACATGACGGAAGAGGAACGTCGCGTGGAACAACGTCTGAACCCCAAACTCGTTACCAACAAATCCGTGAAGGGCAAATACAAGTTCCTACAAAAATACTACCACAG AGGTGCCTTCTACTTGGACAAAGAAGACGAGGTGTTCAAACAAGACTTCTCCGGTCCAACTCTGGACGATCACTTTGATAAGACTGTTTTACCTAAG gtGATGCAAGTAAAGAAATTCGGCCGTTCAGGTCGGACAAAATACACTCATCTCGTTGACCAAGATACCACAGAGTTCGATTCAGCCTGGAGCAACGAGGGCGCAGCCGCAAGGCTAGCTAACTTCCGAGGCGGCATGAAACAAGTCTTCGATAAGCCTTCCGCTAAGAGGAAGCATAATGTGTGA
- the LOC124637212 gene encoding uncharacterized protein LOC124637212: MPLIDINNPEIIKFLIENYQKNAKLRMRWNTINADKLQKAATLQREEKGYQYTDVLKASITSGLSALSKDYKSDARNRRLKAINDGTHIPAVADMRKGHSIVELGLGNTKDDPRLGRPDTDLSIDPIMRPIDPKEKKILHKGRPDFGRVEYLKKRVRTIPEDRYYFAETSNWIYGWRLKDSYLGKKAHGPEHGRVWHLAREKSRTGPSPDPIHYNSAQRLSNCTV; encoded by the coding sequence ATGCCTCTAATCGACATAAATAATCCGGAAATAATAAAGTTCCTCAttgaaaattatcaaaaaaatgcGAAATTGCGGATGAGATGGAATACGATTAATGCGGATAAATTGCAAAAAGCGGCCACTCTACAGCGCGAGGAGAAAGGTTATCAGTATACAGATGTCCTCAAAGCAAGCATAACCTCAGGACTGAGCGCACTATCTAAGGACTACAAGTCTGATGCGAGGAACAGACGACTCAAAGCTATTAATGATGGTACTCATATACCAGCCGTAGCTGATATGAGAAAAGGTCATTCTATTGTTGAACTTGGACTTGGCAATACCAAAGACGACCCTAGACTGGGTCGACCGGACACAGACCTATCTATCGATCCTATAATGCGACCAATTGACCCAAAGGAGAAGAAGATTCTCCACAAAGGCCGTCCAGATTTTGGTCGTGTAGAGTATTTAAAAAAGCGGGTTCGTACAATTCCTGAGGACAGATATTATTTTGCTGAAACCAGTAATTGGATTTATGGCTGGAGACTAAAGGATAGTTACTTAGGCAAGAAGGCACATGGTCCTGAACACGGTCGTGTGTGGCATTTGGCTCGCGAGAAGAGCCGCACTGGGCCATCTCCCGATCCGATACACTACAATAGTGCACAACGATTATCAAATTGCACAGTATGA
- the LOC124637177 gene encoding uncharacterized protein LOC124637177, whose protein sequence is MPPLDMTNPDIMKFFIENYEKTTRLRLKWNHLHGDKLAQAATLKREEKGYYLTDVIQENMAAGMQTIIRDSISGAENRRKKPIRDATHIPALADMRKGHSIVDVGLGDPKKDPRLSRPDTDLTMDPVMRPMDPKQKQIIYKGLPHFGRLAYLKQRNKIAPEDKYYLRESSGWTCGWRLKDSCFGRNAPTFGRVWFLTRDSASRSGAQPDPAHYKVVELPGPKKCP, encoded by the coding sequence ATGCCGCCACTTGATATGACTAATCCAGATATAATGAAGTTTTTCATAGAAAACTATGAAAAAACTACGCGTCTTCGCTTAAAATGGAACCATCTTCACGGCGACAAATTGGCACAAGCGGCTACTTTAAAACGAGAAGAAAAAGGATATTATTTAACTGATGTCATACAAGAAAACATGGCTGCGGGTATGCAAACCATAATCAGAGATAGTATATCAGGAGCTGAAAACAGAAGGAAAAAACCTATTCGAGATGCGACCCATATACCGGCCTTAGCTGATATGAGAAAGGGGCATTCTATCGTTGATGTCGGTCTTGGTGATCCTAAAAAAGATCCGCGGTTATCACGACCCGACACAGATCTCACAATGGACCCTGTAATGCGGCCAATGGACCCGAAACAAAAACAGATTATCTATAAAGGTCTCCCACACTTTGGTCGATTAGCATACCTTAAGCAACGAAACAAAATAGCTCCCGAGGACAAGTACTATTTAAGAGAATCTTCTGGATGGACTTGTGGATGGCGCCTCAAGGACAGCTGTTTTGGAAGGAATGCACCAACGTTCGGTCGTGTGTGGTTCCTGACACGAGACTCTGCAAGCCGCAGTGGAGCGCAACCTGATCCTGCCCATTATAAAGTAGTGGAACTCCCAGGACCTAAAAAATGTCCATAA
- the LOC124636759 gene encoding uncharacterized protein LOC124636759 — protein MPFDYSDPRLQLFLTERRVQDNLRCMRWFLKHKDEMISDAAVHSAKNKHYTEEQIKKTVVEANIKVLSNQHAFSSLHRRKRVLTDSADATALNQFLMKAVVPSVMKPVDVKHSRILYKQLASGGGRKAYLNARKYKLPEQKYHDCVTTSSVYGWALKESLVGCSAPKFRRYATFARELLNSGVHMDPPHYEPPAERFYKKCIGFE, from the coding sequence ATGCCTTTCGACTACTCAGATCCAAGATTACAGCTATTCTTGACTGAAAGACGTGTTCAAGATAATCTACGTTGTATGCGCTGGTTTCTTAAACATAAAGATGAAATGATTAGCGATGCTGCAGTACACTCTGCAAAGAACAAACATTATACTGAAGAGCAGATAAAAAAGACTGTAGTAGAAGCAAACATTAAGGTCTTGAGTAACCAGCATGCGTTTAGTAGCCTTCATCGAAGAAAGCGTGTGTTAACTGATTCGGCGGACGCCACTGCTTTGAATCAATTCCTCATGAAAGCAGTTGTGCCTTCTGTCATGAAGCCCGTGGACGTGAAACATTCTAGAATTCTTTATAAGCAACTAGCATCTGGTGGTGGCCGTAAAGCTTATCTCAATGCTAGAAAATATAAGTTACCAGAACAAAAATATCATGACTGTGTAACTACTAGCAGCGTCTATGGATGGGCATTAAAAGAAAGTCTTGTAGGATGTAGCGCGCCAAAGTTTAGACGCTATGCCACATTCGCCCGTGAACTACTGAATTCAGGAGTTCACATGGATCCACCTCATTACGAACCACCAGCGGAAAGGTTTTACAAGAAATGCATTGGATTCGAATAG
- the LOC124636907 gene encoding acyl-CoA Delta-9 desaturase-like, with the protein MDNNTNKIKRGITLSEIVQNFEKNLGFKNEIKWSSFIFITLYHVLAVYWCYHYAFPVKWQSLIFALIMYVASGFGITGGAHRLWTHKSYKARLPLKLFLLLCFSSAGQNSLLHWVRDHRVHHKYSDTDADPHNANRGLFFSHIGWLMMKKNNEVILRGKQMDMSDIENDPVIQFYERNFTLLKLTFCYIVPTMIGVVLWNEDWKCAVAWQCFIRFLGMFHSELTVNSLAHAYGYRPYNKNIIPAENRFVATCTLGEGWHNYHHAFPFDYKAAEHFDVLNFATTFIRFFEKIGWAYDLREASADVINSMAKRLGDGTPVHFPVPTDTLNERAAG; encoded by the exons atggacAACAACACGAACAAAATTAAACGTGGCATAACTCTAAGTGAAATAGTTCAGAATTTCGAGAAAAATTTAGGATTCAAAAATGAGATAAAGTGGTcgagttttatatttataactcTGTATCATGTGCTGGCTGTGTATTGGTGTTACCACTACGCTTTCCCCGTGAAATGGCAGTCCCTTATTTTCG CTCTGATTATGTACGTGGCATCTGGATTCGGTATAACTGGGGGCGCTCACCGTCTATGGACACACAAATCTTACAAAGCAAGGCTGCCTCTCAAACTATTTCTGCTTTTATGCTTCTCAAGTGCCGGCCAG AATTCCCTTCTCCACTGGGTTCGCGATCACCGAGTCCACCACAAATACAGCGACACAGATGCAGACCCTCACAACGCGAACCGAGGTCTTTTCTTCTCTCACATCGGCTGGCTCATGATGAAGAAGAATAACGAAGTCATTCTCCGCGGAAAACAAATGGATATGAGTGACATCGAGAACGACCCGGTCATTCAGTTCTATGAAAG AAACTTCACATTACTCAAGCTGACATTCTGCTATATAGTACCCACGATGATTGGCGTTGTGTTGTGGAATGAGGACTGGAAGTGTGCTGTCGCCTGGCAATGTTTCATCAGGTTCCTCGGCATGTTCCACAGTGAACTCACTGTCAACAGCCTCGCACACGCTTATGGATACAGACCTTACAACAA GAATATAATACCAGCTGAGAATCGATTTGTCGCTACATGCACGCTCGGCGAAGGCTGGCACAACTACCACCATGCGTTTCCCTTCGACTACAAGGCAGCTGAACATTTTGACGTGCTCAACTTCGCCACAACTTTCATAAGGTTCTTCGAGAAAATAGGCTGGGCATACGACTTGCGGGAAGCAAGTGCAGATGTGATTAATTCCATGGCAAAGAGATTAGGCGATGGCACTCCGGTCCATTTCCCCGTCCCCACAGACACGCTAAACGAAAGAGCTGCTGGGTGA